In Rubrobacter naiadicus, a single genomic region encodes these proteins:
- a CDS encoding helix-turn-helix transcriptional regulator — protein sequence MEGVRPTARELTVLELIVRRLTNEEIAERLHLAPQTVKNHAGSIFAKLGYRGRKELYRAWGA from the coding sequence CTGGAAGGAGTACGCCCCACCGCCAGGGAGCTGACCGTGCTCGAGCTCATCGTCCGGCGGCTTACGAACGAGGAGATAGCGGAGAGGCTTCACCTCGCTCCCCAGACCGTCAAGAACCACGCCGGCAGCATCTTCGCCAAGCTCGGCTACAGGGGGCGCAAGGAGCTCTACAGGGCGTGGGGAGCGTGA